One stretch of Flavobacterium sp. 9 DNA includes these proteins:
- a CDS encoding carboxypeptidase-like regulatory domain-containing protein, translated as MLELKNKKWTLLMVFVVQSVLYSQKTKILYDVFSISGKVIDSKSNDKISNADLYLLNCNKSVVANSEGDFQFNISKSSFNDKLIISALGYSSDTIMVSELEKRQSESLQIKLNKEKDAEILLNETIVVSSKKKSNTLSAKAILSRAKENIKKNYYQKPFNQKFFFRAQTKKDSVFTINEEASIDTYSPKGIKVSDDAAANYFGEILQFRKKVDSETIENWKGIGYFGVVIFRNIMLSNQNLLYETKDFELKKEGTTTYGGKKVYVISFTNLAPSVFSTGFGNPGSQSAIGFIYIETDSFAIVKFEQYVVLNRNRSNDNDDIVIESSLKMTQTYKNVNGHYFINYCNEKVESNYFSVSNKKLLSSENSDYDLMSEDIIIEKVSIIKRPIDRLKLDPKFVEDVEYWKNNNFIIENKKMEF; from the coding sequence ATGTTAGAATTAAAAAACAAAAAATGGACTCTTTTAATGGTTTTCGTGGTGCAATCTGTTTTGTATTCTCAAAAAACTAAAATTTTATACGATGTTTTTAGCATTTCTGGAAAGGTTATAGATTCAAAATCAAACGATAAAATTTCGAATGCTGATCTTTATCTTCTTAATTGCAATAAAAGTGTAGTTGCTAATTCAGAAGGAGATTTTCAATTCAATATCTCTAAAAGTAGTTTTAATGATAAATTAATTATTTCGGCTTTAGGATATTCTTCAGATACCATTATGGTTTCAGAACTTGAAAAAAGGCAAAGTGAGTCATTACAGATTAAATTGAATAAAGAAAAAGACGCTGAGATTTTGTTGAATGAAACAATTGTGGTTTCGTCTAAAAAGAAATCAAATACCTTATCTGCAAAGGCAATCTTAAGCAGAGCAAAGGAAAATATTAAGAAGAATTATTATCAAAAACCATTCAATCAGAAATTCTTTTTTAGGGCTCAAACCAAAAAAGATAGTGTTTTTACAATAAATGAAGAAGCATCAATTGATACTTACAGTCCAAAAGGAATCAAAGTTTCGGATGATGCTGCAGCAAATTATTTTGGAGAAATACTACAATTTCGAAAGAAAGTAGATTCAGAAACAATTGAAAATTGGAAAGGAATCGGATATTTTGGAGTGGTGATTTTTAGGAACATAATGTTAAGTAATCAGAATTTATTATATGAAACAAAAGACTTCGAATTAAAGAAAGAAGGAACAACAACTTATGGTGGCAAAAAGGTGTATGTAATTAGTTTTACAAATTTGGCACCTTCTGTTTTTTCTACTGGTTTTGGAAATCCTGGGTCACAATCGGCAATAGGATTTATTTATATTGAAACAGATTCTTTTGCAATTGTAAAATTTGAACAATATGTAGTTTTAAATAGAAATAGATCAAATGATAATGATGACATTGTAATAGAATCGTCATTGAAAATGACTCAAACATATAAAAATGTCAATGGCCACTATTTTATTAATTACTGTAATGAAAAAGTAGAAAGCAACTATTTTTCAGTGTCAAATAAAAAACTTTTAAGCAGTGAGAATTCAGATTATGATTTAATGTCGGAAGATATTATTATAGAAAAAGTATCAATAATAAAAAGACCAATTGACCGTTTAAAATTAGATCCAAAATTTGTTGAAGATGTTGAATATTGGAAAAACAATAATTTTATAATCGAGAATAAAAAGATGGAATTTTAA
- a CDS encoding tRNA1(Val) (adenine(37)-N6)-methyltransferase codes for MSQFTFKQFSIQQDKTAMKVGTDGVLLGSWAPINHNPFSVLDIGAGTGIIALMLAQRAHAEQIDALEIDEDAYEQAVGNFENSPWGDRLFCFHAGLDEFIDEPEDEYDLIVSNPPFYSEDYKTENEQRDLARFQDAMPFEELVEAADLLLSEHGIFAVILPYKEEQNFITLAKESELYPIKITRVKGTPKSEIKRSLLAFSRNENPEVEIDELIIEIDRHVYTPEYIALTKDFYLKM; via the coding sequence ATGTCCCAATTCACTTTCAAGCAATTCTCTATTCAACAAGATAAAACCGCTATGAAAGTAGGAACAGATGGCGTCTTATTAGGTTCTTGGGCTCCAATAAACCACAATCCGTTTAGTGTTTTAGATATTGGTGCAGGAACCGGAATTATTGCTTTGATGCTTGCTCAGCGAGCTCATGCTGAACAAATTGATGCTCTGGAAATTGATGAAGACGCTTACGAACAAGCTGTTGGAAATTTTGAAAACTCACCTTGGGGAGACCGTTTATTTTGTTTTCATGCAGGTTTAGATGAATTTATTGATGAACCGGAAGATGAATACGATCTGATTGTTTCAAATCCTCCATTTTACTCTGAAGATTATAAAACAGAAAATGAACAACGTGATTTAGCTCGTTTTCAAGATGCAATGCCTTTTGAAGAACTGGTTGAAGCTGCCGATTTATTACTTTCCGAACATGGAATATTTGCTGTAATTCTTCCTTATAAAGAAGAACAAAACTTCATCACTTTAGCCAAAGAATCAGAATTATATCCCATAAAAATTACCCGCGTCAAAGGAACTCCAAAGTCTGAAATCAAACGCAGTTTATTGGCTTTTAGCCGAAATGAAAATCCAGAAGTTGAAATCGATGAATTAATTATTGAAATCGACAGGCATGTTTATACTCCTGAATATATTGCGCTTACAAAAGATTTTTATTTGAAGATGTAA